From Quercus robur chromosome 8, dhQueRobu3.1, whole genome shotgun sequence:
tacaatttaataaaaagagaaattcatatattgataacaacaacaataaaaaaaaaatgcaaatacataaagtttacaattacgttttacaagttttcatatttttaaatcGATGCATGATAGTTTCATTATCAATACTACAagctacatctctttcaatgtacacaaccaagcaatcattcatccactgaatgtagaacaaattaaatagaaattttaattttattaacataaaaaaaactaagggtgttcccaaaatttttttgaagggtagacaaataaatttttttaaattattattatatatatttatatatatatatatatatatataatctaggTCAGGGTGATCCTGGGACCACCTTGGCCTTAAGCTGGCGCCACCCATGTTGAGACAGGAttcttttttgtataaatttatctTATAAATATTCTGGCCCTTTAGATTTTGGTCCTGTAATTGGTTAAAGATAATTTAATGTGAAGGATTTTTTCTGATAGGTCCCTTACTTGAATGGGGCAAACTTATTTCTGATTGTAAATTCCTAAATTAGTGTCACATAAAAATGCTTGTTGATGTTAATGGTCCTCCCATTTTGAGGAAGTTTCTCCGTTGATGATTGTTCTCATATCCTATTGCCTTGTGGAGCAGTGTTGCTGCCATTACCTCTTGGGACTGGGCATGAGACATACATCACTTTAAcaacattttgttttgattctttttttttttttgttctgtttaTTGTTATTGTCTGAATACCTATATCAAAAAGATGGTaaagataaattcaaatctaaTGCGTGGATGATGATCAGGTTTTTTACAGGcttttgcataaaatttaaaacttgcctTGTCCTTTGGAATATTTTGTAGCATGTGGATACTCTTGTTAGTTGATATGTGTAATATCTAGAAACTTATGTGAACAGTATATTTTCTATTCAGGCTGATGAGCAAATGCAAGAAAGCGTACTTGCTGGCAGAGGAGTCATGTTTTACCGATTATTGGAAGCTGTACCTTATCAGGGTATTGGAGATAAGATCAAATTGCCTCCTTCCTGCTTCACAGAATTGTCTGATCAAGGTGCTTTTGATAAGGGACCCATGTACTTCCAGTTGTCAGTAGTTCATCAAGAGGATTCTTCAGACATGAATGTCACTGGTGAGGAAAACCGTCGGACCACCCATTCAGGGGTTTTGGAGTTCACTGCAGATGAAGGTTCTGTTTCGCTTCCTCCTCATGTATGGCACAATCTATTCCCAGCAGAAACTCCAAAAACTCCCTTGATTGAAGTCCGTTATGTCTGGCTACCAAAAGGAACTTATGCAAAACTTCAACCAGAGAGGGTAGGCTTTTCAGATCTACCGAATCACAAAGCCATCCTTGAAACAAGCCTTCGCCAGCATGCTACCCTTTCTCAGGGTGACATATTAACTGTCAATTATGGGGAGCTAGCACATGCATTACGAGTCCTTGAATTAAAACCCTCATCAAGTGTATCTGTTCTAGAAACAGATATTGAAGTTGATATAATTGGTTCTGATTCAGCTTCTGAGAGGACAGATCAGCATGTTCTTAATCCGCTAGTATTTGGAAAGTTGGAATCTGGAGTGGTTGACGAAGGCAATTATATGTACTACAAGTTCTCAATAGATAATGACATTTGGGGGATAATTGCTTTGGGCGATTCCAGAGTTGAGGTAAAGATAGAAGCAGAAACAGATGGTGGAGATACTGATCTTTTCATTTCCAGGCATCCTCTGATATTCCCAACTCGACACCAGCATGAGTGGTCTTCCCATGATATTGGTTCAAAGACTTTGATCCTTAGCTCTAAAGACAAGAACTTGGGAGCAGGCACTTACAGTGTAGGTGTATTCGGCTTCAAAGgaacaacaaaatacaaaat
This genomic window contains:
- the LOC126695309 gene encoding uncharacterized protein LOC126695309, translated to MDFELRRAREKLEKEQKERKEKARLKSEREKKAKEGATKQREAIEAVQRSRRIDAAEAQLKADEQMQESVLAGRGVMFYRLLEAVPYQGIGDKIKLPPSCFTELSDQGAFDKGPMYFQLSVVHQEDSSDMNVTGEENRRTTHSGVLEFTADEGSVSLPPHVWHNLFPAETPKTPLIEVRYVWLPKGTYAKLQPERVGFSDLPNHKAILETSLRQHATLSQGDILTVNYGELAHALRVLELKPSSSVSVLETDIEVDIIGSDSASERTDQHVLNPLVFGKLESGVVDEGNYMYYKFSIDNDIWGIIALGDSRVEVKIEAETDGGDTDLFISRHPLIFPTRHQHEWSSHDIGSKTLILSSKDKNLGAGTYSVGVFGFKGTTKYKISVSVQDDYKRKVGQHSASTSSPMEMDTVECRNCKHYIPSRTIALHEAFCSRHNVVCQHAACGIVLRVEEAKNHVHCNKCGQAFQQGEMEKHMKVFHEPLQCPCGIVLEKEQMVQHQASVCPLRLVTCRFCGDMVPAGNSALDVRDRLRGLSEHESLCGSRTAPCDSCGRSVMLKDMDIHQVAVHQKS